One genomic window of Medicago truncatula cultivar Jemalong A17 chromosome 1, MtrunA17r5.0-ANR, whole genome shotgun sequence includes the following:
- the LOC25485423 gene encoding stress enhanced protein 1, chloroplastic isoform X2: MALAQAQPSASLPVSLRDARVFTARNNPATSAQFPKPTLVPARASFATGSPLMIRSNHKRKLACKAMPVSIRCEQNTKDGNGLDVWLGRVAMVGFAVAITVEITSGKGLLEIAVPSPSNPTTLSQDVDHMTVVR, translated from the exons ATGGCACTTGCTCAAGCTCAACCCTCTGCTTCTCTTCCTGTCTCTCTTCGAG ATGCACGTGTTTTCACAGCAAGAAACAACCCTGCAACATCTGCTCAATTTCCTAAACCAACTTTGGTTCCTGCTAGAGCATCCTTTGCAACTGGTTCCCCACTAA TGATCCGGAGCAATCATAAAAGGAAGTTAGCATGCAAAGCAATGCCAGTTTCGATAAGATGTGAGCAAAACACCAAGGATGGGAATGGTTTGGATGTATGGCTTGGCCGGGTAGCCATGGTTGGTTTTGCAGTAGCCATTACTGTTGAAATTACTTCAGGAAAAGGACTCCTAGAG ATCGCGGTTCCTTCTCCTTCAAATCCAACAACACTTTCTCAAGATGTAGACCATATGACGGTGGTGCGATGA
- the LOC25485423 gene encoding stress enhanced protein 1, chloroplastic isoform X1, with amino-acid sequence MALAQAQPSASLPVSLRDARVFTARNNPATSAQFPKPTLVPARASFATGSPLMIRSNHKRKLACKAMPVSIRCEQNTKDGNGLDVWLGRVAMVGFAVAITVEITSGKGLLENFGLTSPLPTVALAVTGLVGVLTAVFIFQSASEN; translated from the exons ATGGCACTTGCTCAAGCTCAACCCTCTGCTTCTCTTCCTGTCTCTCTTCGAG ATGCACGTGTTTTCACAGCAAGAAACAACCCTGCAACATCTGCTCAATTTCCTAAACCAACTTTGGTTCCTGCTAGAGCATCCTTTGCAACTGGTTCCCCACTAA TGATCCGGAGCAATCATAAAAGGAAGTTAGCATGCAAAGCAATGCCAGTTTCGATAAGATGTGAGCAAAACACCAAGGATGGGAATGGTTTGGATGTATGGCTTGGCCGGGTAGCCATGGTTGGTTTTGCAGTAGCCATTACTGTTGAAATTACTTCAGGAAAAGGACTCCTAGAG AACTTTGGACTCACAAGTCCACTGCCTACAGTTGCCTTGGCCGTAACAGGACTGGTGGGTGTCTTGACAGCAGTTTTCATCTTCCAGTCAGCCTCAGAGAACTGA
- the LOC25485424 gene encoding uncharacterized protein, whose protein sequence is MGKTNTRSDSTDSKSDRKFDKKLQFYTKVKTAVASLTATKSISKNQRKHQRRQKKLKAYNLSSLLDTLPEFNAPQKPCNEDNFKVNCKTRQKLVLKEGQRLCELFKNDSFQVNPLAAIHQHLRSTHPEPVLEKQQPKKKANVNGSKKRKKKSKAGAGLKSMDI, encoded by the exons ATGGGGAAGACAAATACAAG GTCAGATTCAACGGATTCAAAATCGGATCGCAAGTTCGATAAGAAGCTTCAATTTTATACCA AGGTGAAAACTGCTGTTGCTTCCTTGACTGCCACAAAGTCTATTTCTAAG AATCAGAGAAAACATCAAAGGCGACAGAAAAAATTGAAAGCATATAACCTCTCTTCGCTCTTGGATACACTTCCGGAGTTCAATGCACCACAGAAACCATGCAATGAGGATAACTTCAAGGTCAATTGTAAAACTAGACAGAAATTAGT ATTGAAGGAAGGACAACGATTGTGTGAGCTTTTCAAGAATGATTCATTCCAAGTGAATCCCTTGGCTGCCATTCATCAACACTTAAGGAGCACACATCCAGAACCAGTACTAGAGAAACAACAACCCAAGAAAAAAGCGAATGTAAATGGGtctaaaaagaggaagaagaaatcaAAAGCTGGGGCTGGACTGAAGTCTATGGATATATAA